Proteins found in one Deltaproteobacteria bacterium genomic segment:
- the ruvA gene encoding Holliday junction branch migration protein RuvA, whose amino-acid sequence MISQLKGILSHKSPDGLTIDINGVGYDVTVPLTTFYRLPETGSPVILQIYTHVAEGALALFGFSDLHEKNVFKKLIGVSGIGPKLALTILSGLPVHELMEAIARDNLVKLTAINGIGRKTAERLIIELRDKLGPLSSTFAASSPAPTATGNGKTWEEALSALVNLGYHRVVAERALGQIKIRPDSSLENVLKESLGVLAR is encoded by the coding sequence ATGATCTCCCAGTTAAAAGGCATCCTTTCCCATAAATCCCCCGACGGGTTGACAATCGACATCAACGGCGTTGGCTACGACGTGACTGTCCCCCTGACCACGTTCTATCGTCTGCCGGAGACGGGGTCGCCGGTCATCCTCCAGATTTATACCCATGTCGCGGAAGGGGCTTTGGCCTTGTTCGGCTTCTCCGATCTTCATGAAAAAAATGTCTTCAAAAAACTGATCGGCGTTTCGGGCATCGGGCCAAAGCTGGCGCTCACGATCCTTTCCGGTCTTCCGGTGCATGAACTGATGGAGGCCATCGCCCGCGACAATCTCGTCAAATTGACCGCCATCAACGGCATCGGCAGAAAAACGGCGGAAAGGCTGATCATCGAGCTCCGCGACAAGCTGGGGCCGCTCTCTTCGACTTTTGCCGCTTCAAGCCCGGCTCCGACGGCAACGGGCAATGGAAAAACCTGGGAAGAGGCCCTTTCGGCGCTTGTCAATCTTGGTTATCATCGCGTCGTTGCCGAAAGGGCGTTGGGACAGATAAAAATCCGTCCCGATTCCAGTCTTGAAAACGTCCTGAAGGAATCGCTGGGGGTACTGGCAAGATAA